From Lepisosteus oculatus isolate fLepOcu1 chromosome 8, fLepOcu1.hap2, whole genome shotgun sequence, one genomic window encodes:
- the LOC102682438 gene encoding P2Y purinoceptor 4, whose product MPGALPPAGPPQGPNESLWSPAEANESCRFDEEFKYILLPVSYSVVCVLGLALNSVALWMFLCKMRPWNASTVYMFHLSLSDTLYVLSLPTLVYYYANRNDWPFGEGLCKIVRFLFYANLYSSILFLTCISVHRYLGICHPIRSLRWIKTRYAHLACAAVWCAVAACLVPNLIFVTTSLRGNDTLCHDTTRPEDFDQYVSYSSAVMTLLFGVPFLVIVGCYCLMARALCQPTAALSSSSSRRAGGSARRKSVKLIVVVLVVFALCFVPFHITRTLYYTYRVLEADCAVLNIVNFAYKITRPLASVNSCIDPILYFLAGDRYRAKLLRAISRSAPVKNKFPATRAPRHLSHELALVYKNPDAAAGMKPAT is encoded by the coding sequence ATGCCCGGAGCGCTGCCGCCAGCTGGTCCCCCCCAGGGGCCGAACGAGTCCCTCTGGTCCCCCGCAGAGGCGAACGAGAGCTGCCGCTTCGACGAGGAGTTCAAGTACATCCTGCTGCCCGTGTCCTACAGCGTGGTGTGCGTGCTGGGGCTGGCCCTGAACTCCGTCGCCCTGTGGATGTTCCTGTGCAAGATGCGCCCCTGGAACGCCAGCACGGTGTACATGTTCCACCTGTCCCTGTCCGACACGCTGTACGTGCTGTCCCTGCCCACGCTGGTCTACTACTACGCCAACCGCAACGACTGGCCCTTCGGCGAGGGGCTGTGCAAGATCGTGCGCTTCCTCTTCTACGCCAACCTCTACTCCAGCATCCTCTTCCTCACCTGCATCAGCGTGCACCGCTACCTGGGCATCTGCCACCCCATCCGCTCGCTGCGCTGGATCAAGACCCGCTACGCCCACCTGGCGTGCGCGGCCGTGTGGTGTGCCGTCGCCGCCTGCCTCGTGCCCAACCTCATCTTCGTCACCACCAGCCTCCGGGGCAACGACACGCTGTGCCACGACACCACCCGGCCGGAGGACTTCGACCAGTACGTCAGCTACAGCTCGGCGGTCATGACGCTGCTGTTCGGCGTCCCCTTCCTGGTCATCGTGGGCTGCTACTGCCTGATGGCGCGGGCGCTGTGCCAGCCCACGGCTgcgctctcctcctcctcctcgcggCGGGCGGGCGGCAGCGCGCGGCGGAAGTCGGTCAAGCTGATCGTGGTGGTCCTGGTGGTCTTCGCCCTCTGCTTCGTGCCCTTCCACATCACCCGCACCCTCTACTACACCTACCGCGTGCTGGAGGCCGACTGCGCCGTGCTCAACATCGTCAACTTCGCCTACAAGATCACGCGCCCGCTGGCCAGCGTCAACAGCTGCATCGACCCCATCCTCTACTTCCTGGCTGGCGACCGGTACCGCGCCAAGCTCCTCAGAGCCATTTCCAGGTCGGCGCCAGTGAAGAACAAGTTCCCTGCCACCCGCGCGCCTCGCCACCTCAGCCACGAGCTCGCTCTTGTCTACAAAAATCCCGACGCTGCAGCTGGCATGAAGCCTGCAACCTAA